The Candidatus Woesearchaeota archaeon genome window below encodes:
- a CDS encoding MBL fold metallo-hydrolase: MKAKNNPQLTTIKKNYPGNTIKKNKYVNEYENEFKFSLFKAFWNSLTRSRKERLLRKQKETIPVLQLEDLPPKNKDSIVWLGHCSFIITLYGKRVLTDPNLNSFFYLKRKIEKPCNAKDLIDIDYLCVSHIHRDHLDKETIKQLSASKGAKALLPLGVSKYIRKWNTQFKTEEAGWWQEYKTTGLKVFFLPTKHWANRGLFDINKSAWGSFLFQTKTKTIFFAADTAYANHFKDIQKKFPKIDIALMPLGAYEPAAMMLPNHMKPEQSVQAFHELKAKIFIPTHYATFTLSDDDSLDALTRAKKKFSKIKNKGKFLTPGVGEVIYF; the protein is encoded by the coding sequence GTGAAGGCAAAAAATAATCCCCAGCTGACAACGATAAAAAAGAATTATCCAGGCAACACCATTAAAAAAAATAAATATGTTAATGAGTATGAAAATGAGTTTAAGTTCTCTTTATTTAAAGCGTTTTGGAATAGTCTGACTCGCTCTCGTAAAGAACGATTACTTCGAAAACAAAAAGAAACAATTCCTGTCTTACAGCTAGAAGATCTTCCTCCTAAAAACAAAGATTCCATTGTCTGGCTTGGTCATTGTTCTTTTATTATCACTCTTTATGGTAAGCGCGTGTTAACAGACCCTAATTTAAACAGCTTTTTTTATTTGAAAAGAAAAATAGAAAAACCTTGTAACGCTAAAGACTTAATTGATATTGATTATCTTTGTGTTTCTCATATTCATCGCGATCATCTTGATAAAGAAACTATCAAACAACTCAGTGCAAGTAAAGGAGCAAAGGCGTTGCTTCCATTAGGCGTGAGTAAATACATTAGGAAGTGGAATACGCAATTCAAAACAGAAGAGGCTGGTTGGTGGCAAGAGTACAAAACAACTGGTCTAAAAGTTTTTTTCTTACCCACCAAGCATTGGGCGAATCGTGGCTTGTTTGATATTAACAAAAGTGCATGGGGCTCATTTCTCTTCCAGACAAAAACAAAAACTATTTTCTTTGCTGCAGATACTGCGTACGCGAATCACTTCAAAGACATTCAAAAAAAGTTTCCAAAAATTGATATCGCCCTCATGCCTCTTGGTGCGTATGAACCTGCTGCAATGATGCTACCTAATCATATGAAACCTGAACAATCAGTGCAAGCGTTTCATGAACTCAAAGCAAAAATATTTATCCCAACGCACTACGCAACCTTCACGCTAAGTGATGATGATAGTCTTGACGCGCTTACTCGCGCAAAAAAGAAATTTTCTAAAATAAAAAACAAAGGTAAATTCCTCACACCTGGCGTTGGCGAAGTTATTTATTTCTGA